The Helicobacter ganmani genome includes a window with the following:
- a CDS encoding cation transporter yields MNKALFLLLLCGGLMFGGEYKIYVEGMHCPLCTAMVRKALLKVEGVTSAKASLKDKIAKVECRDNIPKEKLLEAVATTGYNGVFVD; encoded by the coding sequence ATGAATAAAGCTTTGTTTTTATTGTTATTATGTGGCGGATTGATGTTTGGAGGAGAATATAAAATTTATGTGGAGGGTATGCACTGCCCGCTTTGCACGGCAATGGTGAGAAAAGCACTCTTAAAAGTGGAGGGAGTTACAAGTGCAAAAGCCTCCTTGAAAGATAAAATTGCCAAAGTAGAATGCAGGGACAATATTCCAAAAGAAAAACTCCTAGAAGCTGTTGCAACGACGGGTTATAATGGAGTGTTTGTTGATTAA
- a CDS encoding aryl sulfotransferase, whose translation MKAKIGLIVSFSLGVLASICCLPALLFLLFGFSFGIAGVEFLAPYRLILSVLSCLCFVLYFYFGILKCDCAKTCKRKKSVSGFFWLLVLFCILFYPEILGWFYE comes from the coding sequence ATGAAAGCAAAGATTGGCTTAATTGTTTCGTTTAGCCTAGGGGTGTTGGCGAGCATTTGTTGCTTACCCGCACTCCTTTTTCTGTTGTTTGGATTCTCGTTTGGAATCGCAGGCGTGGAGTTTCTTGCTCCTTATCGTTTGATTTTGAGTGTGTTATCTTGCTTGTGTTTTGTCTTGTATTTTTATTTTGGAATTTTGAAATGCGATTGTGCAAAAACTTGCAAAAGAAAAAAGAGCGTGAGTGGCTTTTTTTGGCTGTTGGTTTTGTTCTGCATTTTGTTTTATCCAGAAATTTTAGGTTGGTTTTATGAATAA